A stretch of DNA from Bradyrhizobium algeriense:
GGCAACGGTTGCGCAAGGCTCCTGGTCCGCCCAGGCGGCCGGGCCGAGCGTGCCGCCTTCCATCGCGTCGACGTAAAAGTGGTCGATGATCAGGATGTGGTTGAGCGTGGCGCGCAGGCTTGGGAAGAAGCCGGTGCGCTTCGCGGTGAATTCATCCGACGACAGCCCGAGACAGGCGGTGAGCAGCCGGTGGTTTGCCCAGGCGTTGTTGTACGCCATGGTGCGGTAGGGAAGCAGGTCATTCATTGGCGTTGTCAGCCAGTAGCCCGCATGAGCGCAGCGATATGCGGGAAACGATGATGAAGGTCCCGGATATCGCTCCGCTCCTCCGGGCTGCTTGACCTCCAGACCGAGGCCTTCGGGATATTTGTTCACGCAACATAACAGTATCTTAAACGAGCACAACTAAACGTAGTTCTTATAGTTCAAGGAGCTTGCCGTGGAGTCGTTGCAAGGTATCGAACTCATTTTGATGTCGGCGACCACTCCGCCCGGCATCGCGGTGTTGTTTTTCGCATTTTTGATCTCGTGCCTCAGCCGGGTCTTTTTGCGCAGCAACCTGCTCAAGAATCTCTACCTGATCCTCTCGTTCGGCCCCTTGCTTTACCTGTTGATACTCGGCATCGCGTTCGGCATCCCTTCGATTGCACCCAGCAACATTGTGCTCGTAGCCGCGTTGCTTACAATGTTCCTAGGTGTGCCATTCAGTATTGGCTGGTTACTCGGCTGGTCGATTGCGGTTCTCCTGCAGACCGCAAGTAGGGCGGAATAGCGTAAGCGTAATCCGCCGCCGTTGTGGCGAGAAAGGTGGGTTACGCCTTCGGCTAACCCACCCTACGAAGCTCATCCTACTCCGCCGCCTCTCGCGTCGGCGCTTCCAGCACCTCCAGCACCTTCGGCGGCGACATCGGCAGGGCGTAGAAGCGCTTGCCGAGCGCGTTGTAGATCGCGTTGGCGACCGCGGCCATCACGGGCACCAGCGGCACTTCGCCGACGCCCTTGACGCCTTGCGGATGCTTTGGGTTCGGGATCTCGACCATGATGCAGTCGATCATCGGCAGGTCCGAGCAGACCGGCATGCGATAGTCGAGGAAGCCGGGATTATCGACCTTGCCTTCCCGCGTGTAGATGTATTCCTCGTTCAGCGCCCAGCCGATGCCTTGCGCGACGCCGCCCTGGAGCTGGCCCTCGACATAGCCGGGGTGAATGGCGCGGCCGACATCCTGCACGGCGGTGTAGCGGATGACACGCGCGATGCCGAGATCGACATCGACCTCGACGTCGCAGACATGCGTGCCGAAACCGCCGTCGGCGCCCGTGGTGTTGAGCTGCACGCCGGCCCCGATAGGTCCGCCCATCGCGGGCGCCTTCTCGGCGAGTTCCTCCAGCGTCAGCGGCTCGAACTGGCCGGCGTTCGGGCTCACCGGATGCGCGGCGCCGTTCTCCCACTTCACCGCCTCGGGATCGATCTCCCAGATTTTTGCGGCGCGCTCGCGCAGCGTCTGGATGATCTTTTCGGTCGACTGCGTCACCACCATCGAAGAGGCGAACAGCACGCGGCTGCCGCCGGTGAGGTTGGAGAAACCGACCGTCTGGGTGTCGCCGATGATGACGGAGACGCGGCGATAGTCGATGCCGAGCAGCTCGGCGCAGATGTTGGCGATGCCCGCGCGCGACCCGCCAATGTCAGGATGGCCCGTGGTGACGACGACGTTGCCATCTTCGGTGATGTTGACCTGCGCGGAGGATTCGCCGCCGGCATTGAACCAGAAGCCGCTAGCCACGCCCCTGCCCCTCGGCTTGCCGTGTCCGTCGCCGAGCGGCGCGGCGTAGTGCGGCGAGGCTTTGGCTGCTTCCACTGTCTCGATATAGCCGATGCGCGGAAACACCGGACCGTGCGCGGCCTTGGTGCCTTCTTTCGCGGCGTTCTTCAGGCGGAAGTCCAGCGGGTCCATCTTCAGCGCTTCGGCGACTTCATCCATCACGCATTCGACCGCATAGGCGCCGATCGGCGCGCCCGGCGCGCGATAGGCCGCGACCTTCGAGCGGTTGGAGCAGACGTCAAAACCCTCGGAGAGCAGGTTCGGGATGTCGTAGGGCGTGAAGCTGCACCCGGCAGCGCCGCGGATCGGCGAACCCGGGAACGCGCCGGCCTGCAGATAGAAGGTGCCGTGCGCAGCGACGATTTTTCCATCTTTGGTCGCGCCGATCTTCACGGTGCTCTTCGAGCCGGATGTCGGGCCGGTCGCGCGCATCACTTCCTCGCGCGTCATCACCATCTTCACCGGGCGGCCGGATTTTTTGGCGAGCAAAGTCGCGAGCGGTTCGAGATAGACGATGGTCTTGCCGCCAAAACCGCCGCCGATCTCGGCGGGAATGGCGCGGATGTCGCTCTGCGGGATGCCGGTGAGATAGGCCGTCATCGCGCGCACCATGAACTGGCCCTGGCTGGAGCTCCAGATCGTGGTCTTGCCGTCAGGCGCCACCGAGATCAGGCAGGCATGCGGCTCGATATAGCCCTGATGAACGGGACGCGTGGTGAAGGTGCGCTCGATGACGACGTCAGCCTTCTTGAAACCTTCCGCGATGTCGCCCTTCTTGTGCTCGAGGCGGCCGACGATGTTGGACGGCTTGCCGTCGAACTTGTTGAACTCGTGCAGGATCGGCGCGCCGGGCAGAATCGCGTCGTCGATCTCGATCGACCACGGCAGCACCTCGTAATCGACCTCGATCAGCTCGCAGGCTTCGGCTGCGATCGCTTCCGTGGTCGCGGCGACGGCGGCGATCGGGTGCCCGGGAAACAGCGCCTTGTCGCGCGCCATCACGTTGCGGCACATCCAGCGCATGTCCTGGATGCCCAGCATGACAGCGCCCTTCTCGATCGGGAAATCGACGATGTCGCGCGCGGTGACGACGGCTTTTACGCCCGGCAGTTTTTCGGCTTTCGAGGTGTCGATCGATTTGATGCGCGCATGCGGATGCGGGCTGCGCAAAACCTTGCCCCAGATCATGCCGGGCATGGTGGTGTCGGCGGCGAACTGGGCGCGGCCGGTCACCTTGTCCATGCCGTCGGGACGGATGGTGCGCTGGCCGATCCACTTGTTGTTGGTGACGAGGTTCATTGGGCTGTCTCCCGCAATTTATTGCGCGCGCATTTCGGCAGCGGTTTCCATCACCGCGCGGACGATCTTGTCATAGCCGGTGCACCGGCAGAGGTTGCCGGCGAGCCAGAAGCGGACCTCTTCCTCGCTCGGCTTCGGGTTCTTTCGAAGCAGCGCGTCGGAGGCGACCAGCATGCCCGATGTGCAGATGCCGCACTGGAGCGCGGCCATCTCCAGGAATTTCTGCTGCAGCGGATGCAACTTCTCGCCCTGCGCCATGCCCTCGATGGTGCGGATTTCGTGATCTTGCGATTCGACCGCGAGCATCAGGCAGGAGCAGATCAGCCGATCGTCGAGCGTGATCGAGCAGGCGCCGCAATCGCCGGATGCGCAGCCTTCCTTGGAGCCGGTGAGATTCAAGGTTCCGCGCAAGGCGTCGAGCATGGTGTCGCCGGGCTCGCAGAGGAATTCCATCGGCTCGCCGTTGATGGTGGTCGTGACGTGAACTTTGGCCATGAAGCTTATTTCCCTGTAGCGCGTTTGGCGGCAATCGCGGCGGTGCGCTTGAGCAGCACGCCGGCCACCCTGGTGCGGTAGGCGATGGTGCCGCGCTTGTCGTCGATCGGACGGCAGGCGGCCGAACAAGCAGCGGCGGCTTTCGCCAGCGCGGCGTCGTCGAGCTTTGAGCCGATCAGCGCCTCGGCGGCGTCTTCGACCAACAGCACGGTCGGTGCCACGGCGCCCAAGCCGACACGCGCGGCAGTGACGGTGCCGTCCTTGATCGTCAGGCTGACGCCGACGCCGACCACGGCGATGTCCATCTCGGTGCGCGGGATCATTCGCAAGTAGGCATCGCTGGAGCCGGGTGGACGCGGCGGTAGTGTGAAGCTCACTAGAATCTCGCCGGGCTTTAAGTTGGTGCGCCCGGGACCGGCGGGCACGTCCTCGACCTTCATCTCGCGACGGCCGTCCGGGCCCTGCACGGTGACGACGGCGCCGGCCGCGACCATCGCGGGCACGCTGTCGCCGGCGGGCGAACCGTTGCAGAGATTGCCGCCGGCGGACGCGCGGCCCTGCACCTGCTTGGAACCGATCAGGTTGACGGCCTCGAGCACGCCGGGCCAGGCCTTGCCGAATGTCTTGTGTTCCGCGAGCGCCATGCCGGAGACGGCGGCGCCGATGCGGAAGCCGCCATCGGCCGTCTGCTCGATCGCGGTCATCTCCGGGATTTTCTTGATGTCGACAATCACGCCGGGTCTCAGCACGCCGGATCGCATCTGCACCAGCAGGTCGGTACCGCCGGCCAGGATGCGCGCAGCGCTGCCGGCTTTCGCAAATGCGCCAATCGCTTCGTCAAGCGTATCAGGCGCCAGATATCGGAGTTCCGTCATGGATCCCGCAATCTCCCTCTTGTCTGCCCGCCCCATATGGACGATCGCCTTATGTTTGTTGGCCCGGCAGTGCGGTCCAAGCCTACACGGGGATGAACGGTTGGAACAGCCTGCGAGATCAGGTTGATACGGCAGGCTCCTATGCGCGTGGCGGGGCTTGCGGGCCGGATTGCTCCGAGGTGGGAGGGTGGGCAAAGGCGCACTTGCGCCGTGCCCACCATATTGATTGAACTGGCTTGTTGATTGAACTGGGTTGCTTTGAAATGGTGGGCACGCTTCGCTTTGCCCACCCTACGGTCCCTTTCGAGCTGGTGACATTGATGCTGCATCTCAGACTCCTGCTTGCTGCGGCGGCATCCCTGTCCCTTTCATCCCTCGCCATCGCCCAACCGGCCCCCGCTCCTGTCAGGCCCGCACCCGCCCGGCCGTCTGTCGTACCAGGGCAGCAGCCGCCGGCCGCCGCTGCGCGCTCGCCCCGTGCGGCGGCCTGTCACAACGGCATGCCGTTCGACCGCTTCCTCGCCGATCTCAAGCAGCAGGCCGTGGCCGAGGGCGTCTCGCAGCGCGCGCTTGCCGAGGCCGCACCCTACCTCACCTACGACCAAAGCATCGTCAACCGCGACCGCGGCCAGCGCGTATTCGGCCAGGTGTTCACCGAATTCGCACGAAACAGGGCGTCCGATGGCGCGGCAAAAAATGCGCAGGCGAGAATCCGGATGCATGCGGCGGCGTTCAACCGCGCCGAGAAGGAATATGGCGTACCATCAGCGGTGATCGCCGCGTTCTGGGGGCTGGAGAGCAGTTTTGGCGCCGAGCTGGGCAAGCTGCACACGCTGCCGTCGCTGGTGTCGCTGGCCTATGACTGCCGCCGCTCGGAGATGTTCCAGAAGGAAACCATCGCCGCCTTGAAGATCATCGACCGCGGCGATCTCTCAGCATCTGAGATGATCGGCTCATGGGCCGGCGAACTCGGCCAGACGCAATTTCTGCCAACGCACTACTTCAACTATGCGGTGGATTATGACGGCGACGGCCACCGCAACATGCTGCGCAGCGTGCCCGACGTGATCGGCTCGACCGCGAACTACATCGCCAACGGACTGAAGTGGCGGCGCGGCGAGCCGTGGCTGCAGGAAGTGCGCGCGCCGGCGAACTTTCCGTGGGAACAGGCCGACCTGACCATCAAACTATCGCGCGCAAAATTCGCGCAGCTCGGCGTCACCTATCCTGATGGACGACCGTTGCCGAACGACGACATGCCGGCCTCGCTGCTGCTGCCGATGGGCCGCACCGGGCCTGCGTTCCTGGCGTACGCGAATTTCGCCGCCTACACCGAGTGGAACAACTCGCTGATCTATTCGACCACCGCGGGCTATCTCGCGAGCCGCATCGCCGGCGCCGCGCCGATGCGGCAGCCATCCGTGCCGGTCGCACAACTGCCGTTCAATGAGCTGAAGGAGCTGCAGCAGCTCTTGGTGCGCGCGGGCTTCAATGTCGGCAAGGTCGACGGCGTGATGGGGCAGTTGAGCCGCACGGCGGTGAAGGCGATGCAGGTGAAATACGGCTTGCCGGCGGATTCCTGGCCGACGGCGGAATTGCTGCTGCGGATGCGCGGGCCCGGCGTGCAGGCGCAGCCCGCCGGCTTGGTGATGCCGGCGGCGCGGTAGGCCCCGTCGTAGCACCGTAGCCCGGATGCAGCGCAGCGAAATCCGGGGTCCTTGCCACGCGGGTAAACTTTCCCGGATTGCGCTTCGCTCCATCCGGGCTATGGATCCGGCGCTGGACGGTTGTATTTCCTCGCTCGCCTCCCCATCTCGCAAAACACCTCATCGTCCTGAGGTATTATTCCACATCACGAAAAGAGCATCACATGTCTTTCCACGACGCCACTGTGCCCGCCTTTCTGCAGATTCTCGGCAGCCTTTCCGGCTTGCTCACCAAGGCGGAAGCGCATTGCAAGGCGAAGAACATCCAACCCGAGGTGCTGCTCAATGCGCGGCTTTATCCGGACATGTATCCGCTGACGCGGCAGGTGCAGACGGTCTGCGATTTCGCCGCAAAGACCTGCGCGCGCCTCACCGGCAGCGAGGTGCCGTCGACACCGGACACGGAAAAGAGTTTTGAGGAGCTGCAGCAGCGGATTGCGAAGACAGTCGACTATGTAAAATCGTTCAAGCCGGCGCAGTTCGACGGCGGCGACACGCGCGAGGTGACGTTTCCCATCGGCCCGAACAACACGATGACGATGAAGGGCCAGCAATATCTCGTCAATTTTGCGTTTCCGAATTTCTACTTCCATGCCGCCACAGCGCACGGCATCTTGCGGCACAACGGTGTGGAGATCGGCAAGCGGGATTTCCTCGGGGTGAGGTAGTCGGCGCTATCCGCGCAACGAAGCCAGTTCGCGCGCGAGGTTTTCGCGGGCCTGCCGGTCATATCTCGCGGCAAAGACCGCATCGGGAAAGATGACCGGCCGCGCGGCGAACTGGCTGAGCACTTTGGCGCGGCCGGCGCGATAGTCGCGCTCCGGCACATGGATGAACTCCCGCCGGATCGCGGCGGCATACGTGTCGTATCGCGCGGGCTCTGCGCCGAGGATGCTGAGGTCGATCGAGATCAGGATGGCGCCAAGGCGATCGTCAGGCTGCACGTCGTGCGTCTTTGTCAGACGGATCAGGCGGCCGACCTCCTGACGAAGGTCCTCGCGAAGATGCCGTTCGGCTAGCTGCGCCCTCAGCGCTTCATTGTCCGCGCGGGTCGCGTCGTAGACGACATCGTGCCACCAGATCGCGGCGGACAGAATTTCGCGATCGAGCGGCGAAAGATTTTCCACGCGCGCGAGCGCACCGAGACAGTCTTCGATATGCGTGAGGTTGTGATAGTGGCGGCCAGGTGACGTGTAGGCGGCGGCCAATTGTTCGCGGTTCATCCGTCCTCCCCGAAGCAGTGGCGCCGTAGGGTGGGCAAAGCGACTTGTCCGCCGTAGCTCGAAGAGCGAAGGCGGAAGCGTGCCCACCATTCCGCGCGAAGTGCTGGATGGTGGGCACGGCGCTTCGCGCCTTTGCCTACCCTACGAAGTCTTACCGCATCGTGATCGCGAGGCCGCTGAGATCCGCGTTGGCCATCAATCCCACCTGGTGGCCGGTCAATTCCAGCACCGCGCCCTTCTGGTTGGTCAGCACGATCGCGCGCGCGCCGCGGCCCACCGCAAGCCCCGCGCCGGCCGCGCCGTAGACGCCGGCGACGTCGGAGGGGCGATAGATGTTGCTGACGCGGCCGCGCAGCACCGTCTTCGAGCCGCCGAACACCAGGCCGTAGTCGAGGCCGCCGGTCGACAGCGGATAACGGCGCCCGTGGAAATTCAAGACGCCGCCGCCACCGGATCCGCCGATGATCCATCCCGCCTTGTAGATCGTGAGCTGCACAAAACCCTCGTCGGCGCGCGCGGCGGAGGACAGCGTGACGCCGGTCAGGGCCGCAAACGCAAGCACGGTGGCGCGAATGGCGGATGGCATTTTCATGGATCGTATCTCCGGAGGTATCGCAAATCGGAACGTGTCGGGCGGGCTCTGCAGTGCAGATTGATTAGCAACTAACGGATTGTAACCGATCGGCGCAAGGGGCAAAGTGTATTCGGGCGTTTGCGCGATACACGGCGCACGGCATCCCGCGCCGCGCGCCCGACACAATTTCATCACGATTGCACGAACAAAAAAAGCCGGACTGTGAACTGCATTACTTCAACGGGGCGCGCGTCGCGCTATTTCGTGTCCAGCGAATTGGACTGACAAGCGGGACCTTCAAAGCTATCGGCGGGTCGTAAGCCCAGCGCCGCTGCCTTTCCAGCGAGGCAGCGGCGCGTTAGGCTCAACGCACCCGAACCATTCATGAAGGTGTCCCATGGCCCCGATCCAGCACTTCGCGCCGCCCGCCGGCATCAAGTCCCCGCCGCTCTCCTTCGCCACGCGCACCGGCGACCTGCTGTTCGTCTCGGGCATTCCGGGCTTTGACGACAAGGGCGCGCTCGCTGATGGTTTCGAGGCGCAGTTCGGCTTCGTCGTCGCCAACATCAAGCGCGTGCTCGACGAGGCCGGCGCGACGTTTCGCGATCTGGTCAAGGTCAACGTGCTGCTGACGCGCGCCTCCGACGTCGCCACGATGAACGTGCTGTATGCCTCCGCCTTCGGGCCCGCGCCCTACCCCGCCCGTACCACCTGCGTGGTGCAGGCGCTGCCCGATCCGAAAATGCTGATCGAGATCGAAGCTGTTGCGTCGCTGGCGAAGCCGTAGGACGGGTGGAGCGAAGCGATACCCATCGCTTCCTCGCGAGCCGATTGATGGGTTTCGCGGAGCCTGTCATCGGGCGCGCGTTCGCGCGACCCGTTGGCTCTACCCACCCTGTACCCTTGTGGCGTTCGGCACCAGTCGTTGATGTAGACTGGCTGCACGGGCCGATCTGCCGGGAGCTGCCTGACCCACCCGTGCTATGAGCCACCTTCGTAGGACCTGCGCCCCGGTGGAGCGGCTGCGATCAATATCCACTAGGAGGTTTGCGCCAAGAGCGCCAGTACAGGGATCGATCGGGATCGCAGTGGGCCCGCTTTGAGAAGCGAGGAGGTCCAGTAATGGTTGAGGATGTGCGTTGGTTTGTCGGGATCGATTGGGCAACACAGAGCCACCGCGTTTGCCTGCTTGATAGCGAAGGAGGACGCATGGGCGAGCGGGAGTTCGCCCATGGCGGAGCCGGACTGACGGAACTGCGAGATTGGTTGCTGCAGAAGACCGGGGCTGCGCCGGGGCAGATCGCCGTCGCGATCGAGATGCCGCATGGTCCCGTGGTGGAGATGCTGCTCGAGCACGGGTTTGTGGTCTTTGCCATCAATCCCAAGCAGCTCGATCGTTTCCGCGATCGCTTCACAGTCGCAGGCACCAAGGATGACAGCCGAGACGCCCTTGTCCTTGGAGACTCACTGCGTACCGATCGGAAAGCCTTCCGGCAGCTTGCGATCGACAATCCGGTGGTGATCGAGCTGCGCGAGTGGTCGCGCCTCGTGGACGAGTTGCAGCAGGAACGGACGCGTCTGGCCAATCGTCTGCGTCAGCAGCTGTGGCGCTACTATCCGCAGGCGACCGAACTAGCCGATGATGTCGGGGACGACTGGTTCCTGGCGCTGTGGCAAAAGGTGCCGACCCCCGCCGCCGCCGCGAAGGTAACGGAGAAGACGGTTGCGCGCATCCTCAAGGACCACCGCATCCGGCGTCTCGATGCCGCCACCGTGCTGCAGACCTTGCGCAAGACGGCCTTGTTCGTCGCCCCAGGCACGACGGAGGCCGCTTGCGTGCATATCCGCAGTCTCGCGGCGCGCATGCACCTGGTCAATCAGCAGATCAAGGAAGCCCACAACGCCCTGGACGGCCTCTGCGCCGGGCTCGCGGCACCGGACGAGGAGAGCCCGTCGGGGCAGAGCCGTGAGCAGTGTGACGTGGCAATCCTTCGCTCCTGGCCGGGAATCGGCAGGATTGTTCTCGCCACACTGCTCACCGAGGCAGCGCAGCCGCTGCAGGCCCGAGATTATCACGCCTTGCGTGCGCTGGCAGGGGTTGCTCCGGTGACGCGGCAAAGCGGCAAACAACGCTTCGTGATCCGCCGCCACGCCTGCAACAGGAGGCTGCAGACCGCCGTTCATCATTGGTCGCGCGTTGCCATCCAGCACGATGCTGCCGCGCGGCGCCGCTATGATGCCTTGCGGCAGCGCGGCCACGGCCATGCACGTGCGTTGCGTAGCGTGGGCGATCGCCTGCTCTCGGCTCTATGCTCGACCCTCAAGAGCCGGACCCTGTATGATGCCAACCGCGGGAGTTCGCAGATCTCCGTCAAACAGTAAGCCTCATTCCTTGGTTCGGCCGCTTGCGACCATTCCTTCGTCCCGACCTGCCGAACCCGACAGCGACGCGCGCAGACGCTGTCCAGGATGCCATCGGCACCGGCGTAGCCGGCGCGGAGCGTCCTGGACGGCGGCGAGCACGGCGCTACGCTCGTCATTCAAGGACGCCCAGCTCCTTGACGAAAGCTAGGAGGTCCTACGAACCCCTTACGGCTTCGGCATGGTTTCCTTCAGCTGATCGCCGACGAAATTCGCCGCATGGCGATAGGCGGCATCGTTGTCGCCGCGGAACGTCACCGTTCGCTGCATCAACAATTTCTCGGCTTCGAGATCGAGCAGCTGGATTTCGCCCCATTGCACCAGCGTGCTCATCTTGCGGATGCCGCCATAGACGACCAGCCGGGCGCCGGCCCGGCGCGCGGCGGCGATGAAAACATCCTGCGACATGCTGGTGGCGGTGCAGGGTTGATCGCGGCATTCGATCGTCACCACGCGATAATCGCTCTGGGCCGCCAGATTATCGCGCAGCAATTTTGCAAACGATGCCACGCGCGCGAGATGCTCCGCGCTCTGGTCCGCGACCTCGCCGGAGGTGTCGAAATAATCGAAATCCGCCACCGCCACCGCAATCGGCGTGGCGGCCGGCGATCCGCCCGATGGAAATGACAGCGCCGCCACCGCGCACAGCATCAGCACGGCTCTTGCGCCGCTGCGCAGGCCTGGCGCGCGCCATCGGGTTGCCGTTTGCATCATGCTTCGTCTCCTTCACCTGCGACGGCGGCGTCATCCCGCTACCGCCGGGCCTGAATCATAACAGCGCGCGGGGATTTCGCTAAGCCATTCCACCACGCTGAACCTGTGCGTTTTGATTTCTTTCGTAGGCCGGATGGAGCGCAGCGTAATCCGGGCTACATTAACGGCTGCGCAGGGCGGCTTAGCGAAAGCGTAATCCGCCTTCCAGGCACGACGTTCGGCGGGTTACGGCTTCGCCTGACCTGCCCTACGACAATCGCCACCACCTTGTACTAACGGGCACGCTTGCTATCCTCCGCCAAAACCAAAAGCAGAGGAAACGCCACATGCCCCTTCTCCAGAATCACATCGCCGTCATCACCGGTGCAGGCTCCGGCATCGGGCGCGCCATCGCGATCGGCTATGCCCGCGAGGGTGCGCGGGTCGTGCTGCTCGACAGGGACGAGAAGGCGGCAGCCGAAGCGGCAAGGGAAATCGGCGACAAGGCCGTCAGCTTTGCGCTCGACGTCGCCAGACGCGAGGACTGCGTCGCAATGGCAAAGCAGATCGCCGACAAGGTCGGGCAGGTCTCGATCCTAGTCAACAATGCCGGCATCGTCCGCCGCAACGGCATGCTGGGCGCGGCCGAGGCCGTGATCAACGACTGGGAAGACATCATCGCGATCAACCTCACGGGTGTTTTCAACGTGACGCATGCGTTCCTGGCAGCCCTGCGCGCCAGCAAGGGACGCATCGTCAATATCGGCTCGATCCAGTCCTTTGTGCATGTGCGCACGCCTAGTTCGCCGGCCTATACAGCTTCCAAGCACGGCGTGCTCGGCTTCACCAAGGCGCTCGCCGCCGAACTCGGCAAGGAAGGCGTCCGCGTCAACGCGATCGGCCCGGGCTTCATCGCGACGCCGCTGAACGCCAATGCCCGCGCCAACAATCCCGACCTGGTGAAGACATTCATGGACCACACCCCGTTGGGACGCGCCGGCACCGCGGAAGACATCGTCGGCCCCGCGATCTTCCTTGCCTCTGATCTTTCTGCCTACGTCTCCGGATCGATCGTGATGGTCGACGGCGGCTACCGGGCTGTGTGAGCGCTTCATGTCCAACGCCCCGCATTTCGACATCGACGTACCGAGCTTCTGGGCCGATCCCTATCCCGCACTGGCGCAGATGCGCAAGGAGGCGCCGATCGCGTTCGTGCCGCAGCTCGGCTCGACCGTGTTCACCCGCCGCGGCGACATCTTCACCCAGGAGAAGCGCATCGACGTGTTCTCCTCGCACCAGCCGAACGGGCTGATGAATGTGCTGATGGGCCACAACATGATGCGCAAGGATGGCGATGCGCACATGAGCGAGCGGCAGGCGATGTTTCCCGCCGTGTCGCCGCGCACGGTGCGCGACACCTGGGTCCGCCAGTTTCAGGCCCATGCCGACCGCATCCTCGACGAGCTGGCGCCGAAAGGCTCTGCCGATCTCTGTAAAGAGCTGGCGCTGCCGCTGTCGGCCGAATGCCTGAAGGACGTCACCGGGCTGACCAACATGCGCTACCAGGACATGGACGCGTGGTCGCAGGCGATGATCGACGGCATTGCCAATTACACCGGCAACAAGGAGGTCGAGGCGCGCTGCCATGCGGCGACCGCGGGCATCGATGCCGCGATCGACGACATGATTCCGGTGGTGAAGCAACACCCGAACACCTCGATCCTGAGCGTGTTGCTGGCATCAGGCCAGAACATGGAAAGCATCCGTGCCAACATCAAGCTTGCGATTTCGGGCGGGCAGAACGAGCCGCGCGATGCGATTGCCGGCGCGACGTGGGCGCTGCTGACGCATCCCGAACAACTTGCGCTGGTTCAGAACGGCAAGGCAAAGTGGCTCGACGCGTTCGAGGAATATGCGCGCTGGATCGCGCCGATCCAGATGTCGCCGCGCCGGGTGGTAAAGCCATG
This window harbors:
- a CDS encoding xanthine dehydrogenase family protein molybdopterin-binding subunit, with the translated sequence MNLVTNNKWIGQRTIRPDGMDKVTGRAQFAADTTMPGMIWGKVLRSPHPHARIKSIDTSKAEKLPGVKAVVTARDIVDFPIEKGAVMLGIQDMRWMCRNVMARDKALFPGHPIAAVAATTEAIAAEACELIEVDYEVLPWSIEIDDAILPGAPILHEFNKFDGKPSNIVGRLEHKKGDIAEGFKKADVVIERTFTTRPVHQGYIEPHACLISVAPDGKTTIWSSSQGQFMVRAMTAYLTGIPQSDIRAIPAEIGGGFGGKTIVYLEPLATLLAKKSGRPVKMVMTREEVMRATGPTSGSKSTVKIGATKDGKIVAAHGTFYLQAGAFPGSPIRGAAGCSFTPYDIPNLLSEGFDVCSNRSKVAAYRAPGAPIGAYAVECVMDEVAEALKMDPLDFRLKNAAKEGTKAAHGPVFPRIGYIETVEAAKASPHYAAPLGDGHGKPRGRGVASGFWFNAGGESSAQVNITEDGNVVVTTGHPDIGGSRAGIANICAELLGIDYRRVSVIIGDTQTVGFSNLTGGSRVLFASSMVVTQSTEKIIQTLRERAAKIWEIDPEAVKWENGAAHPVSPNAGQFEPLTLEELAEKAPAMGGPIGAGVQLNTTGADGGFGTHVCDVEVDVDLGIARVIRYTAVQDVGRAIHPGYVEGQLQGGVAQGIGWALNEEYIYTREGKVDNPGFLDYRMPVCSDLPMIDCIMVEIPNPKHPQGVKGVGEVPLVPVMAAVANAIYNALGKRFYALPMSPPKVLEVLEAPTREAAE
- a CDS encoding (2Fe-2S)-binding protein; this translates as MAKVHVTTTINGEPMEFLCEPGDTMLDALRGTLNLTGSKEGCASGDCGACSITLDDRLICSCLMLAVESQDHEIRTIEGMAQGEKLHPLQQKFLEMAALQCGICTSGMLVASDALLRKNPKPSEEEVRFWLAGNLCRCTGYDKIVRAVMETAAEMRAQ
- a CDS encoding xanthine dehydrogenase family protein subunit M, yielding MTELRYLAPDTLDEAIGAFAKAGSAARILAGGTDLLVQMRSGVLRPGVIVDIKKIPEMTAIEQTADGGFRIGAAVSGMALAEHKTFGKAWPGVLEAVNLIGSKQVQGRASAGGNLCNGSPAGDSVPAMVAAGAVVTVQGPDGRREMKVEDVPAGPGRTNLKPGEILVSFTLPPRPPGSSDAYLRMIPRTEMDIAVVGVGVSLTIKDGTVTAARVGLGAVAPTVLLVEDAAEALIGSKLDDAALAKAAAACSAACRPIDDKRGTIAYRTRVAGVLLKRTAAIAAKRATGK
- a CDS encoding lytic murein transglycosylase, which translates into the protein MLHLRLLLAAAASLSLSSLAIAQPAPAPVRPAPARPSVVPGQQPPAAAARSPRAAACHNGMPFDRFLADLKQQAVAEGVSQRALAEAAPYLTYDQSIVNRDRGQRVFGQVFTEFARNRASDGAAKNAQARIRMHAAAFNRAEKEYGVPSAVIAAFWGLESSFGAELGKLHTLPSLVSLAYDCRRSEMFQKETIAALKIIDRGDLSASEMIGSWAGELGQTQFLPTHYFNYAVDYDGDGHRNMLRSVPDVIGSTANYIANGLKWRRGEPWLQEVRAPANFPWEQADLTIKLSRAKFAQLGVTYPDGRPLPNDDMPASLLLPMGRTGPAFLAYANFAAYTEWNNSLIYSTTAGYLASRIAGAAPMRQPSVPVAQLPFNELKELQQLLVRAGFNVGKVDGVMGQLSRTAVKAMQVKYGLPADSWPTAELLLRMRGPGVQAQPAGLVMPAAR
- a CDS encoding DUF1993 domain-containing protein, producing the protein MSFHDATVPAFLQILGSLSGLLTKAEAHCKAKNIQPEVLLNARLYPDMYPLTRQVQTVCDFAAKTCARLTGSEVPSTPDTEKSFEELQQRIAKTVDYVKSFKPAQFDGGDTREVTFPIGPNNTMTMKGQQYLVNFAFPNFYFHAATAHGILRHNGVEIGKRDFLGVR
- a CDS encoding phosphohydrolase — translated: MNREQLAAAYTSPGRHYHNLTHIEDCLGALARVENLSPLDREILSAAIWWHDVVYDATRADNEALRAQLAERHLREDLRQEVGRLIRLTKTHDVQPDDRLGAILISIDLSILGAEPARYDTYAAAIRREFIHVPERDYRAGRAKVLSQFAARPVIFPDAVFAARYDRQARENLARELASLRG
- a CDS encoding RidA family protein, whose translation is MAPIQHFAPPAGIKSPPLSFATRTGDLLFVSGIPGFDDKGALADGFEAQFGFVVANIKRVLDEAGATFRDLVKVNVLLTRASDVATMNVLYASAFGPAPYPARTTCVVQALPDPKMLIEIEAVASLAKP
- a CDS encoding IS110 family transposase, with amino-acid sequence MVEDVRWFVGIDWATQSHRVCLLDSEGGRMGEREFAHGGAGLTELRDWLLQKTGAAPGQIAVAIEMPHGPVVEMLLEHGFVVFAINPKQLDRFRDRFTVAGTKDDSRDALVLGDSLRTDRKAFRQLAIDNPVVIELREWSRLVDELQQERTRLANRLRQQLWRYYPQATELADDVGDDWFLALWQKVPTPAAAAKVTEKTVARILKDHRIRRLDAATVLQTLRKTALFVAPGTTEAACVHIRSLAARMHLVNQQIKEAHNALDGLCAGLAAPDEESPSGQSREQCDVAILRSWPGIGRIVLATLLTEAAQPLQARDYHALRALAGVAPVTRQSGKQRFVIRRHACNRRLQTAVHHWSRVAIQHDAAARRRYDALRQRGHGHARALRSVGDRLLSALCSTLKSRTLYDANRGSSQISVKQ